Proteins from one Pontibacter korlensis genomic window:
- a CDS encoding GNAT family N-acetyltransferase, which produces MRLPISNTFHFRTGTAGDAELLADLGWCTFKEAFAEYNNPDDMVAFKPTMYSAELQAAELADPDTEFLIVEVDKEAIAYVKLNKGEAPEAVVANKALQISRLYITRAWLGHGLGDQLMQWCLEKARSEGYDIVWLTVWERNERAKRFYNKYGFKEMGELDFILGQDVQRDLYMQVEV; this is translated from the coding sequence ATGAGATTACCGATTAGCAATACTTTCCATTTTAGAACAGGTACAGCAGGCGATGCTGAACTGCTGGCAGACTTAGGCTGGTGCACTTTTAAGGAGGCTTTCGCTGAGTATAATAACCCTGATGATATGGTAGCTTTCAAACCTACCATGTATAGCGCAGAGTTGCAGGCTGCAGAATTAGCCGATCCTGACACAGAATTTCTGATAGTGGAGGTAGATAAAGAGGCGATAGCCTATGTAAAGCTGAATAAAGGAGAAGCTCCGGAAGCTGTTGTAGCCAATAAAGCGCTGCAAATTAGCAGGCTCTACATTACAAGAGCATGGTTGGGGCATGGGCTCGGCGACCAGCTAATGCAATGGTGTTTGGAAAAGGCCAGAAGCGAGGGATATGACATTGTGTGGCTCACAGTGTGGGAGCGTAATGAGCGGGCAAAGCGATTCTACAATAAGTATGGCTTTAAGGAAATGGGAGAGCTAGACTTTATACTTGGTCAGGATGTGCAGCGCGACCTTTATATGCAGGTAGAGGTGTAA